The genomic stretch CGGTAGTTGGAGGGACGGCGGGTGTCGTAGCCCGGCCCACCACCGGCGTGACGGCTTCGGGAAGCAGCGCGTGTGCGTGACCGCATCGAGAGAGCAGGCGCGACCTGCGGAGATGCTGCAATGTCCGTTTCATACGATCTGGGCAAACCGACGACTCTCACGCGTGAGGCCGGCAGCGAAGACCGCTGGACCCTCAACTTCGGCCCGCAGCACCCGGCCACCCATACCACGCTGCGACTGGTGATGGAGTTGGAAGGGGAGCGGATCGTCAGCGTGATTCCCGACATCGGCTTCCTGCACAGCGGCTTTGAAAAACTGGGCGAGCACCTGAACTACAACCAGTACGTCGTCGTCGTGGAGCGGATGAACTACGTCTGCCCGATCTCGAACGACATCGCCTGGCACATGGCCGTCGAGAAGCTCTTCGGCCTTGAACTGACGCCGCGCTGCAAGGCCATCCGCACGATCCTGTGCGAGTTGGGCCGGCTGCAGGATCACTTCCTGAACGTCGGCGTGAGCGGGCTCGACCTCGGCGGCCTGACGGCCTTCCTCTACGGATTCAACGAGCGCGAATTCCTTTACGACCTCATCGAGGAGGTCAGTGGTTCGCGCTTCCATCCCAGCTACACGCGCGTCGGCGGCCTGGCGCAGGACATTCCCACCGGCTGGCCCGGACGCGTGCGCAAATTCCTGCGCACACGGGTGCCGACTGCTCTGAAGGACATCGAGGCGCTGCTGCTTCGCAACCGCATCTTCATCGAGCGAACCAAAGGGATCGGCATGATCTCGCACGACGACGCGGTGAACTGGTCGCTGACCGGCCCCGTCGCCCGCGCCAGCGGTGTGAAGCGCGATGTGCGCAAGGATGAACCGTACCTCTGCTACGCCGACAATTGGGACGGCCGGGGCGCGCCGGCGGTCGACTTTCAGGTGCCCATCGCGTACGGCGGCGACGTCTACGCCCGTTTCATGATCCGCATGGAGGAGATCCGCCAGTCCTGCCGCATCCTCGAGCAACTGCTCGACCGCATCCCGGAGGGGCCGATCAACGCACTGCCCGCTCAGAAGATGACGCTGCCCGACAAGCGCGAGATTTACTTCTCGATCGAGGGTCTCATCCACCATTTCGAGAAGGTCATGACCAACCGTGGTCTCGAACCGCCTCTCGGGGAGGCGTATGCGGCCAACGAAACGGCGAACGGCGAACTGGGGTACTACGTTGTCAGCGACGGCACGAATGTTCCCTGGCGGGCCCGCACACGCCCGCCGAGCTTCATCAACTACCAGGTTTTCCCGCACATGATCGTTGGCCACCAGATCAGCGACGTGCCGGCCGTGCTGAACAGTCTCAACATCATCGCCGCGGAGCTGGATCGGTGAGCACGCATCGCCCCACCAACCCTTGGCGCACGACCCGTGCCGGCACCGCGCCGCGCCGCCGGCATGTGGTTCGACCTGACGAGCGGGTCGCGGCACGATGGAGATGGATGTGAGCTGGCAGACTCTCGATCGCAAGTCCGTTCCCGAGGGTCACCTCGGTCCCGCCCTCAGCGCGGCCGCACAGGAGAAGATCCGCTCCTTTTTTCCCCGTTACCCAACCAAGCGGGCGGTCATGCTGCCGGCGTTGCACATCGCGCAGGACGAGCTCGGGTATGTCTCAATCCAGGCCATGCGCGACATTGCCGGCCTGCTGGAGGTGCCGCCCGCGGCCGTGCTCGACGTCGTGAGTTTCTATACGCACTTCTGGACGCACCCGAAGGGGCGCAAGACGATCGTGCTCTGCCGCTCGCTGACGTGTGAACTGCTGGGCAGCCAGGCCCTGCAGACCGCCATCGAGCAAAAGCTGGGAATCAGGGACCACGAAACGACGGCCGACGGCGAGTGGTCGTTCATGACCGAAGAGTGCCTCGCGGCCTGCGACTACGCCCCCTGCCTTCAGATCAACGAGAAGATGCACAAGTGTGTACGGGTCGAGGAACTCGACAAGCTGCTGGCCGACCCGCAGAACGACAAGCTCGCAATGCCGCGGAGCGACCTTTACGACCGACCGGTCCAGGCCTGACCGGCCGTACCCCGCGAGAGGAAGCCATCATGGCCTTCGAACCCGTCCTGATGCGTCATTACCGCGTGCCCAACAGCACCTCTCTGCAGGTCTACCAACAGGCCGGTGGCTACACCGGCGCAGCCAAAGCGCTCCAGATGACCGCGGACGAGCTGGTCGAGCTGGTGAAGAAAGCGAACCTGCGCGGCCGCGGTGGCGCGGGCTTTCCGGCCGGCGTGAAGTGGACGTTTCTGCCGAAGGATCGCAAGGTCACCTACCTGTGCATCAACGCCGACGAGTCTGAACCGCCGACCTTCTGCAACCGCATTACGATCGAAACCGACCCGCACATGCTGCTCGAAGGCATCCTGATCGCGGGTTACGCCACGCGCACGACGGTGGCCTACATCTACATGCGGGGCGAGTTCACCGAGCAGTTCCACATCCTGCAGAAGGCCCTGGATGAGGCCTATGCCGCCGGTTATTTCGGACAGAACATCCTCGGGAGCGGCTACAACCTCGAGTGCTACATCCACCGCGGCGCCGGGGCGTACGTCTGCGGGGAAGAGACCGGACTCATCGAAAGTCTGGAGGGCAAGCGTGGCTGGCCCCGTATCAAGCCGCCCTTCCCCGCCGTCGAGGGCGCCTTCCGCCAGCCAACCGTTGTAAACAACGTGGAGACGCTGGCCTGCCTGCCGCACATTCTGACGCGTGGCGTCGACTGGTGGCTGTCAATCGGAACCGAAAACTCCAAAGGCCCGAAGATGTATTGCGTGAGCGGCCCGGTGAACCGTCCGGGCTGCTACGAGGCCCCGCTGGGAGTCAGCGTCCGCGAGTTGATCTACGGCCAGGATTTCGGCCAGGGCATGCGCGGCGGACGGAAGGTGAAGGCGGTCTTCCCGGGGGGCCTCTCGATGGGTGTGATCCGGGGCGACATCTTTCCCCGCCACCCCGAGGCCGGCCAGGTCGAGCTTGCCAGGGACTACGACGAGTTGGACTGCCGGCTCGACTTCGACGATGTGCGGCGGTACGACCTGCTGGGGCTCGGCACGGCCGCCCTGGTGGTCGTGAACGAAGACACGGATATGCGAGACGTCCTGCGCAACGTCGCCCGGTTCTATTCCCACGAATCCTGCGGGCAGTGTACGCAGTGCCGCGAGGGGACCGCCTGGATGCAGCGCATCGCGGAACGGATCCGCGCCGGGGCCGGCCGGGTGCTCGACCTCGACCTGATCGAGGAGATCACGCGCAACATGGGCATGATGCCCGGGATGAGCATCTGCGGCCTGCCGGATGGGGCCGCGTGGCCGCTCCGCACTCTTGTCCAGAAGTTCCGCCGCGAGTTCGAGGCCCACATCGCCGCCCAGGCGCCGGACGCCGCGGCGAAATACATCCAACGGATCAACCCCGCTGCCTACGACCTGCCGATCCTGCA from Phycisphaerales bacterium encodes the following:
- a CDS encoding NADH-quinone oxidoreductase subunit D, whose protein sequence is MSVSYDLGKPTTLTREAGSEDRWTLNFGPQHPATHTTLRLVMELEGERIVSVIPDIGFLHSGFEKLGEHLNYNQYVVVVERMNYVCPISNDIAWHMAVEKLFGLELTPRCKAIRTILCELGRLQDHFLNVGVSGLDLGGLTAFLYGFNEREFLYDLIEEVSGSRFHPSYTRVGGLAQDIPTGWPGRVRKFLRTRVPTALKDIEALLLRNRIFIERTKGIGMISHDDAVNWSLTGPVARASGVKRDVRKDEPYLCYADNWDGRGAPAVDFQVPIAYGGDVYARFMIRMEEIRQSCRILEQLLDRIPEGPINALPAQKMTLPDKREIYFSIEGLIHHFEKVMTNRGLEPPLGEAYAANETANGELGYYVVSDGTNVPWRARTRPPSFINYQVFPHMIVGHQISDVPAVLNSLNIIAAELDR
- the nuoE gene encoding NADH-quinone oxidoreductase subunit NuoE; its protein translation is MSWQTLDRKSVPEGHLGPALSAAAQEKIRSFFPRYPTKRAVMLPALHIAQDELGYVSIQAMRDIAGLLEVPPAAVLDVVSFYTHFWTHPKGRKTIVLCRSLTCELLGSQALQTAIEQKLGIRDHETTADGEWSFMTEECLAACDYAPCLQINEKMHKCVRVEELDKLLADPQNDKLAMPRSDLYDRPVQA
- the nuoF gene encoding NADH-quinone oxidoreductase subunit NuoF, encoding MAFEPVLMRHYRVPNSTSLQVYQQAGGYTGAAKALQMTADELVELVKKANLRGRGGAGFPAGVKWTFLPKDRKVTYLCINADESEPPTFCNRITIETDPHMLLEGILIAGYATRTTVAYIYMRGEFTEQFHILQKALDEAYAAGYFGQNILGSGYNLECYIHRGAGAYVCGEETGLIESLEGKRGWPRIKPPFPAVEGAFRQPTVVNNVETLACLPHILTRGVDWWLSIGTENSKGPKMYCVSGPVNRPGCYEAPLGVSVRELIYGQDFGQGMRGGRKVKAVFPGGLSMGVIRGDIFPRHPEAGQVELARDYDELDCRLDFDDVRRYDLLGLGTAALVVVNEDTDMRDVLRNVARFYSHESCGQCTQCREGTAWMQRIAERIRAGAGRVLDLDLIEEITRNMGMMPGMSICGLPDGAAWPLRTLVQKFRREFEAHIAAQAPDAAAKYIQRINPAAYDLPILQGRAVAPTGGTFYHPEKYAGAAH